From a region of the Parus major isolate Abel chromosome 6, Parus_major1.1, whole genome shotgun sequence genome:
- the ARHGAP22 gene encoding rho GTPase-activating protein 22 isoform X5 codes for MCLMPEVRTFFLCRSCCLTLPGFCLKLSACHVAECCTRTRGIFGQRLEDTVQYERKYGQRLAPLLVEQCVDFIRERGLTEEGLFRMPGQANLVKDLQDSFDCGEKPLFDSNTDVHTVASLLKLYLRELPEPVIPFAKYEDFLSCGQLLSKDEGEGTQELVKQVKNLPQANYNLLKYICKFLDEVQAHSSINKMSVQNLATVFGPNILRPKMEDPVTMMEGTSLVQHLMTVLISEQGRIFAVPQGDVPGSQLEIRPVRQRSTVEWISEEDGEDSRSQNSAASPADLPSGNAVALEATSGPAVKITPPEHSGKSTQPATSPSKRVQTLPPWKYSFRQQGARSVSPKLGSSSLDIPNLSSSGNWLMNGLYSLRGHRRTASGERVKDSCSSQRLSTYDNVPSSSLSLSTHSMASTTWSTSSCEISVMDSVSSCPACRASDSSALSSLKTEWVTQGSLSQSEVKTADLENSTDRFEACSSSSEQSDPAAASRDSVQCSRALQSLVVELKTELSKQRTEYETSIKRIEETSADLKNQVVRLEEELDQERKKYTMLEIKLRNSERAREDAEKRNYLLQKEMEEFFSTLGCLTVGSQSAQVPK; via the exons ATGTGTCTGATGCCTGAAGTCAGGACTTTCTTTCTCTGCCGCTCCTGCTGTCTGACACTGCCTGGTTTCTGCTTGAAGCTCAGCGCCTGTCATGTAGCAGAGTGCTGCACAAGAACCAGAG GGATCTTTGGACAGCGCTTGGAGGACACCGTACAGTACGAGCGGAAATATGGCCAGCGCTTGGCCCCACTGCTGGTGGAACAGTGTGTGGATTTTATTCGGGAGCGAGGTCTTACAGAGGAGGGGCTCTTTCGGATGCCGGGACAAGCCAACCTTGTCAAAGATCTGCAGGATTCTTTTGATTGTGGAGAGAAACCCCTTTTTGACAG CAACACAGATGTTCACACTGTGGCGTCCCTCCTGAAGCTTTACCTTCGAGAGCTGCCAGAGCCTGTCATCCCCTTTGCCAAATATGAAGACTTTCTTTCTTGTGGACAGCTACTCTCAAAAGATGAGGGAGAG GGTACCCAGGAACTGGTTAAACAGGTGAAGAATTTGCCCCAAGCTAACTACAACCTCCTCAAATACATATGCAA GTTCCTTGATGAAGTTCAGGCTCACTCCAGCATTAACAAGATGAGTGTCCAGAACCTGGCTACAGTATTTGGACCAAACATACTGCGGCCCAAAATGGAGGATCCAGTGACAATGATGGAAG GCACCTCGCTGGTTCAGCACCTGATGACAGTGTTGATAAGTGAACAGGGGCGGATCTTTGCTGTTCCTCAGGGGGATGTGCCAGGGAGCCAGCTGGAAATCAGACCCGTGCGCCAGCGCAGCACTGTCGAGTGGATCTCCGAGGAGGACGGGGAGGACAGCAGGTCACAGAACAGCGCTGCCAGCCCCGCTGATTTGCCATCTGGCAATGCTGTGGCTCTAGAGGCCACTTCGGGACCTGCAGTGAAAATCACTCCTCCAGAGCACAGCGGCAAATCGACTCAGCCTGCCACGAGCCCCAGTAAAAGAGTGCAGACACTGCCTCCGTGGAAATATTCCTTCCGCCAGCAGGGAGCACGCTCTGTGAGTCCAAAACTGGGCAGCTCATCCTTAGATATCCCCAACCTCTCCTCCAGTGGGAACTGGTTGATGAACGGCCTGTACTCTCTGCGAGGCCACCGCCGGACAGCTTCTGGGGAACGAGTGAAGGACTCGTGTTCCTCCCAGAGACTCTCTACTTATGACAATGTCCCTTCATCCAGCCTGtccctcagcacacacagcatggccagcaccACCTGGTCTACGTCATCCTGTGAGATCTCCGTGATGGACTCTGTgagcagctgcccagcctgCCGGGCCAGTGACTCTTCTGCTTTAAGCTCCCTAAAAACCGAGTGGGTAACTCAGGGCTCGCTGTCTCAGAGCGAGGTCAAGACAGCAGATCTGGAGAACAGCACGGACAGGTTTgaagcctgcagcagcagcagtgaacaGAGTGACCCGGCTGCAGCTTCCCGAGACTCTGTCCAATGCTCCAGGGCCTTACAGAGCTTGGTGGTGGAGCTAAAGACAGAACTGAGCAAACAGAGGACTGAGTATGAGACTAGTATCAAAAG AATTGAAGAAACAAGTGCAGACCTGAAGAACCAAGTGGTTAGGTTAGAAGAAGAACTGGACCAAGAACGAAAGAAATACACAATGCTGGAGATAAAGCTGAGGAATTCCGAACGCGCTCGGGAAGATGCCGAGAAGAGAAATTAcctcctgcagaaggaaatggaagaatttttttcaacattAGGATGTTTAACTGTTGGGAGTCAAAGTGCTCAAGTCCCCAAGTAG